Genomic segment of Dactylococcopsis salina PCC 8305:
GGGGCTAGGGGGCAAAACTAATCAACTTGAATGGGATTAATCCCTGATGAAGATTGATAATCTTGCAACTCTTTTAACAGTTCATCGTCTTTAGAGGCAGTTCTTGCGCCAGCTTCAGCAGCCCAGCGTTTCAAACCTGCAATCTGTTGATGCGCGATCGCGCTCAGTGGTACAGTTTCCTCTAACGCTGCTAATATATCTTGGGTACTAAAATCTCGCCGTTTCCCACTTTCTCCCTGTCCAAACGCTAAGTGCATCCCATCAATAATTGCTTGCTGAATCTCTGCACCACTGAAGTTTTCCGATGATTTTGCCAGTAAATCCAAGTTAAACTCTTGTAAGCGCGATCCTCTTACTTGCTGTAAATGCACCCGAAAGATAGCTTTGCGTTCCTTCTCCGTGGGAAGATTGATAAAAAAGGTTTCATCAAAGCGCCCTTTCCGCAACAACTCCGCGGGTAACACTTCCACATTGTTCGCCGTCGCCACAATAAACACAGGCTGGGTTTTCTCCTGCATCCACGTAATCAGCGACCCAAACACCCGTTGCGACGTTCCCGAATCACCACTCACCCCACTGTTAATACTGCCAAACGCCTTATCAATCTCATCAATCCACAGAATACAAGGCGACATCGCTTCCGATAACTGAATCATCTGACGGACACGGCTTTCACTTTCTCCGACGATTCCGCCAAATAACCGTCCTGTATCCAATCTTAAGAGAGGAACGCGCCATTCATGGGCGATGGTTTTCGCAGAAAGGGATTTTCCTGTTCCCTGTATCCCCACTAATAACAATCCTTTCGGTGTGGGAATCCCATAACGCTTCGCCTCATCACTAAACGCATCCTTCCGCATCCTTACCCATTCTTTCAGGTTTTCCAACCCTCCCACCATTTTCAAGGAATCAGGCGCTGGAGAAAACTCTAAAATCCCTGTTTGACGAATGGTTTGTCGTTTCTCCTCTAAAACCACATCAATATCGGTTTCATTGATTTCCTGTTTCGCAGCGAGGGCTTTCGCTAATACTCGTCTGATTCTAGCGCGACTCAATCCCTGACAGGCTTTGAGAAATTGTTCTTTCGCTAACCCTTCCAGTTTCAGTTTCTCTGGTGTCACCAGTTGCGAGACAAGATAATCTATCTCTTGAAAGGTTGGGAGAGGAAAGTCTAACACCGTCATCTCTTCCGAGAGTTCAGAGGGAATTTCCAAACGGTGAGACAATAGAAGAATGGTTTTGCGACTGGTTTTGAGTTCTCGCGTCAGATTCTTAATTTCGCGGATGATGGGCGCATTTTTGTCGGTTTCGGGGTTTTTGAGAACGCTATGCAAGTCACGCAGGATAAATAAAGTTGCATCCTCCTCCTTGCTGGTGCGGATGCGGTTTAACGCCCCCATGAGTGATCCTTTATCCTTGTTATTATCACTCCAACCGCGCACAATATCCCAGTAGAGAAGTTCGCGTTGCGGGTTTCCTCGTTTTGAGACTTCCGAGAGGACTTGTTCCACTGGTTCTTCTTCCACTGCCACCAGATATATTAAAGGGTAGCGCGATCGCAGCATTAAATCTAGTTCTTGGATAATCTCTTGATGGGGATGTTGATTACCCAAAACAGCATCTGTTTTTTTAGGTTGGGAGAGTCGGGAAGTCATAGTCTCTAGATCAATTCATAATTAATAATTTGGTTCTTTGTCCTTCGTTATCCAATAACCAATGACTAATACTACTATGTTAGTTCGATTCATTATGTAGAGACGTTCCATGGAACGTCTCTACATCCGATAACTGGTAAGATATCAATTAAAATCAGGGCGAAAACAGAATCGATTAATCAATCATGGCACAATATCAGCGTGTTGAATACCGCATCGGAAAAGATGGCAAAATCAAAGAAACCGTCCTCAACGGTTCAGGAGAAAGCTGCACTGAAACCACATCCGACATTGAATCAGCATTAGGGGAAATAGAATCACAAGAACTCCTCCCAGAATACTACGAAGGAGAAGAAAACTTAGTCACCGATGAAACCCAATTTTTACAACAAGGAGAGAGAGAATGAATCAATCCAGAGATTTGTTTTGGTTGGGTTTAGCCTTGTCTGCTGTCGCGGTTGTGGGGGTTCTCTGGTTACAAAATGAATCGTCAAAAGAATCATCAAAAGATAGCAACGATGAACCCATTCCCCCAGAAACTGATGAAGAGAAAGAAGCGTTACGCAACGAGTGTGAACGGTTGCGGGAACAGTTGGAACAACAGAAAAATAGTCTCAATGAAGACTTCCAACAAGCAACTTTTGAACAATTGCAATCCCTGTTAACTCAGTATCCCAGCGCTCGGAAAATGGCGCAAGCAAAACCCGAACTTCCCGCGAAAAACTTTTCTGCATTGTTTACCCCCCTCGAAAACTTGTTAGAAGAATGGGGAATCACTCCCATTGGAGAAGTTTGGGAAACCGTAGCATTTAACCCACAGTATCATCAAGCGGATAGTGAAGAGATAGAAACAGGAGAAGAAGTTTATGTGCGGTTTGTGGGCTATCGTCAAGGGGAGAAAATTCTCGTTCCCGCCAAAGTCAGTCAAACTTTACCCGCAGGAGTGGAACGATGGGAATGATGCCAAACCCTATCAAGAAAAAGATGTTATCAATGCAATTAGGATTATAGACAATGCTGGAGACTCTTAAGTACAAAATGGTGATCGAGTGGTCAGAAAAAGATGAGTGTTTTTTAGTCGCTTTCCCAGATTTTCCAGGTAACTACTGGCGAACTCATGGTGATACTTATGAGGAAGCATTAGCTAATGGGAAGGAAGCTCTAGAATCATTAGTGCTTTGCTATAAAGATTTAGGAGAAGCACTCCCGACTCCTTCAGTTGTTAGCACTTAATCTGATTAAATTGAAACCAAAGAAAAACTAATTTTTAGTGAGAAAAATGAGTTTAATTACTCCTGATAAATTACAGCATTTTCAAGCAATGATTGAGTTAGCAAAATCTCAAGAGAGGGATGATGAGCAGATTTTTATCATTAATAATGTGACCTGGGAGGACTATAAGAACTTATTAGAAATCACCAGTGAAAAATCAGGAATCTTATTAAAATATTGCCGAGAAAACTTAGAATTAATGTCGCCCAGAAGTCGCCATGAAATCTATAAAGAAAACATTGGCACTTTATTAGAATGTTATTTTTTCGCTACATTGTAGTAGGGTGGGCATTGCCCACCCTACAATAACTAGAGTTGTTTCCGCTTCGGTGTTCCATGTAAGTAATGATCATGCTGATAAGAGAGATCGTCCACTCCTGTTTTCACCTTACACTCTTCTAACAAATCCCCTAAAGCCTCCCAGTCTGAAGTTGATTCATTACTCTTTTCATTGAACTCTCTGAGCAGTTTATAAACTTGCTCTAACTGCTCTTCTGGAATGCGCTCTAATTCGGCTTGGATCAACTCTTTGATTGTCATTGCTTTACCCTAATGCTTTATCTTCCCTATAGCGATCCTATCTTTTGAGATTGCTTTTCATTGATTTATTATCCTTCAACTAAGGATGGACGAGGCAAACTCTACAAGGTTTATCAAAAAAATTCGACTCGCGCACAGTGCGAGAAATATAGCGCTACGCGCTAGGCAAGAGGCTTGCATGCAAAAGGCAAAAGTAAGTTATAGGTGAGTTTCAACATTTTGGAATGTCCTAACCTGATTTTGTAGCGCTATAAAAGGGAAAAGGGCAAAGGGATAGAGAGTCCTCACGGATGAGGAGACAACCCGAAAACCGAGGTTGAAGTAGCCGAGTTTGTGATATTCTCCTGTTAACCAAGAACTTCCATCAAATGAAGAATTAGTTGGATTGATCTAGAGTTTCCTTGATAATATCTTCAATTTCTGATGCAGTGATATTCGTTTGTTCTGATTTCGCATAAATGACTAAAAGTAAGATAATTTCATTGCCAAAAACTTGATAAATAATCCGATATCCTCCGCTTTTTCCTGTGGGAATATCACTATTTTTTGCCCGTACCTTAAAGACGGTTTGTGAAACACCAATAATTTGAGTTCCGACAAGATTACCAGCCTTTATTGCTTCGAGTACAGGGTTAATGTCCTCTCGGATTTGACGATAACGTTTGCTTAGTTTTTTGAGACGACGCTTAAAGGGATCAGTAAAGCGAATTTCTTTCATTTATTCTTCGATTCCTTCCCAAAGTTCTTCCAGAGGAAAGGTTTTTCCTTGTTTCGCGTCGATTAGGCTTTGCTTAAAGTCTGCAATTAATTCAGCTTTGCTGTCTATGGGGTGGGTTTCTGCGGTTAATGCTTGTAGAATGGTTTCCCAAGTGTCTAAGGGAATTAATACATCTGTGGTTTTTCCTTCTTGGTTGGTCAGGTAACGAACTTGTTGTTGGATATGTTCTAAATTCATGTTTTTTGTATCTGAATCGCGCGATCGATTTCCTTAAAATAACAAGGGCTACAGAGTCCTAGTAGTAGGGTTTGCAAGGCAAACCCTACGATAACTTCCCTATAGCGATTCTATCTTTTGAGATTGCTTTTCATTGATTTATTATCCTTTAACAAAGATGGACGAGGCAAACTCTACAAGGTTTATCAAAAAAATTCGACTCGCGCACAGCGCGAGAAATAAAAGAGAAAAGGGCAAAAGAGCCAGAGGGTAAAGGGCTAGAGAGTCCTCACGGATGACGAGACAACCCGAAAACCGTTGTCGAGGTTGACGTAGTCGGGAGTGCCCCAATCGCGATTGGCGCAACGGCAGTACCTCGGATTAGGGTACCAAGAACCCCCGCGCATCACACGCCGATAGTGATCTCCTTCGGTTAACCAAGCACTGCCATCATTGGGCGCTCCCTCATAATTCTCATGCCAGACATCTTCACACCACTCCCACACATTTCCGTGCATATCGTATAAACCAAACGCATTGGGCGGAAATGACCTCACTGGCGTTGTCTTTATTCGATAGACTCCTTTTTTCCCGTTACCATAACGGGAATTGCCATCATAGTTGGCGAGGTCAGTGCTGATGGTTTCCCCAAAATAAAATGGGGTGGTTGTTCCTGCACGACAGGCGTATTCCCATTGGGCTTCTGATGGTAGTCGATAGGTTTTCCCTGTTTGTTCGGATAGCTTTTGGCAAAATTCTTTTGCCTTGTGCCAACTAACACGCTCTACTGGATTATTTTCTCCCTTAAAATAAGGGTAGTCCTGCATAGTAATGATCAATGTTGCAGGCTTGCCTTGTAGTAATGTATAAAGTCCCAAATAGCCCCTAAATGATTCTGGAATTTTTTAGAGAAAGAAAGACTCTTTCTAACTAATCTACCAACTCGTTGTCTAAGTGTATTATTAAATCTTTCTATATGATTAGTCTGACCAGTTTCTTTGCCAACTGCTTGATGTCTCTTAGTCGGTAAAATTCCTTGATAGGCTTCCCAAAAATCTGTATAACAAGTTGCACATTGACGGTAAACTGGTGGCAAAGAATCCCATAATTTTCGGGCGGCGGCGCGATCGCGATCGCGCTTCTTAAACACCGACAATTTCTTTAGTTAAACTATCAATAGCTAACCAAATCCATACTTTATTTCGCTTAGAACCAACGAATGACCACATTTCATCAATTTCAAGAATTAACCTTCCTCTTTTTTTTTTCAGTAATTTTAGCTTCTTTAGGAGTCAGATAATATTTTTGATTAACATAGTCTTGCAACCAACGCTCTGAAACCTCAGCAACTCGCGCGATCGCTGCTAAAGCTAAGCGTTCCTTTAACAATTTATCAATTAAATCACGCTTGTCTTGGGAAATCGGTTGACGAGAAGGATTATTAACAAATTGTCGCCCACAATGTTGACAGCGAAAGCGCTGTTTTCCATAATGCGTATGTCCATTTTTGACAAATTTGGAAGAGTGACATTTTGGGCAATTCATTACTCATGTTTTTCGTTAACTTCAATCTCTCAATATATTGTATCATTACTATTCAGCACTACCGAACGGCTTATCCTTGCGAAGGAGAACCATTAACGCTACAAGTGGCAGTAGATGGACAACGACAGATTCAGTTAGATATTGGAGAGTTAGCAGAGGTTTCTCAACTGGGAGAAGTGAGTTATGATGCACAGGGACGAATGACCACAGGAAATGTCAGTCATCAGAGGCGGTTTAGTTCCCTGGCGCAGAATCGGGAACAGGTGTGTGTGGCGCATTTAGAACCAGTGGGGAAAGTAGGGCGCGATCGAATTTCAGTCCAATTTGCTGTCAATGAACGGCGTATTTTGGTGGGAACAGTCCAAGATTTGTTAACCCAACAGGTATTAGTAAATGGGAAAGAAGTTATCAAGTTAACTTGATTCTTATTTTTCTGGATCATTTCAATCGCTGAAATTCCTCGAAAATTGTTCGATCGAGAATTTAGGAATTTTGAAGGTTATACTAAGTAGGTTGGGTGGAGAGAAGCGAAACCCAACACAATTCGATCGATTCTTTTCGTAAAAAAGCAGACAAAAACGTAGGTGCGGTGGAGAGAAGCGAAACCCAACACAATTCGATCGATTCTTTTCGTAAAAAAGCAGACAAAAACGTAGGTGCGGTGGAGAGAAGCGAAACCCAACACAATTCGATCGATTCTTTTCGTAAAAAAGCAGTTATTGTTATATAGCAATCCCCAATGAATTGTAAATTAATCCCCCCTAACCCCCCTTTGAAAGGGGGGAACAGTTTATCAACTTTTTACAAATAAATTAGAACTGCTATAGACTAAAAATTAACCATGAATGATCAGAAAGTATCCCTTACGTTAACAACAGATGGAGAAGTACATTTATTGAATTGAACAAATGATAGGAATTATTATCAATGATTATTCAGTTAACTGATTCTTTTCAAGTTTATGTTAGTAATCATGCGGTTCAACAAATGGAGAAACGTCAAATCAAACAAACTTGGATTAGGGAAGTCTTAATTAATCCCATTGCCATTGAATCTGATCCTAAAGATACTGATTTAAAGTGGGGTTTTGGGAAAGTTGATTGTCAGGATGGACTAACAAGAGTTTTGAAGGTTGTTTACAATGATCAAGTGACCCCATTGAAAATAGTGACGATTCATTTTGATAGAAAGGCAAAAAAGAGGTTTTTATGAAAATCAATTATGATTCTATAGAAAAAACAGCCTATATTGAATTATTCTCTTCAGAAATCATCGAATCGGAAGAAGTAACTTCAGGGATTGTTTATGATTTTGATGCTAAAGATAAAATTGTTGGGATTGAGCTTTATCATATTGAAAAACTTTCAATTGAGGAACTCCAAAGTCTCTATCAAATATTGGAAACTAGAGAGGAAAAACAACAACTCAGCGATTTTCTAACGTCTTTAATTGCTGTTCAAGCAGCTTAAAAATTCTAGAAACTCATCAATCAACTCCTTTTAACTGAAATTAGGATTAGTAACTGCTTTTAGATGTTTCAGTACAACCTCAACCTATGTGAAGGCGATCGCGCTTATATGATCTGATTTCAAATTTGATCGCGATCAAAGATAGGGAAGCGGATCAGTTAATCCTAATTCTTGAAAGGCTTTTAATCTCAACTGACAAGAATCACAAACACCACAGGCTTTTTCTCCTCCTTGATAACAAGACCAAGTTTTTTCCCAGGGAACATTTAACTGATTTCCTAACTGAATGATCTCTGTTTTTTTCAGTTCAATTAAGGGAGAAATAATTTCGATCGAGCGTCCTTCTCTACCTTGTTTTGTTCCCAATTTAAACACCTGTTGCATCGCGTTGATATAATCGGGACGACAATCAGGGTATCCCGAATAATCCAAAGCATTCACTCCCAAATAAACCCGTTTTGCTTCTAACGCTTCCGCATAAGCTAATCCAAAACTCAGGAAAATTGTATTACGCGCAGGAACATAAGTCACGGGAATCTCTGTCGCCATCTCTTCGGGGGCGCGATCGCGCGGCACATTGATTGTTGCATCAGTCAAAGCTGATCCACCCCATAAGCCTAAATCAAAACTAATCACCTGTTGCGTCACCCCGGCGGCAGCTGCAATGTCTCTCGCTGCGTCTAACTCTCGCTGATGACGTTGTTGATAATTAAAAGAAAGGGCGTAACACTCATAACCATCTGCTTTCCCTTGATAGAGAACAGTGGAAGAATCTAATCCTCCTGAAAGTAAGACAACTGCTTTATCGGTCATTCCATCTAATTAAGGTAACTTCGGCTGGGAAAACTCAACTGTTCAATTTTAACTAGGGGTTGCTGAAAAAGTCCATTGGTTGGTTAAGTAAGGCAAGAGGCAAGTTGCCTTAGGCAAAAGGCAAGAGGCAAAAGGCAAAAGGCAAGAGGCAAGAGGCAAAAGGCAAAAGGCAAGAGGCAAAAGGCAAAAGGCAAAAGGCAAGAGGCAAAAGCAAGTAGGTTGGGTGAAGTTTACGAAACCCAACACCAATCGGCAAGAGGCAAGTTGCCTTGCCTTAGGCAAGAGGCAAGTTGCCTTAGGGTTGATTGATCGGTAGGAGGGGAAGGTTTTGATGCAAGGTGCGTGACGATTGAACAATCAATGAACTTGCATTTTTATCTGAACTGAATCGCCTCAAATCCTTATTTGGTAAGACTTTCAGTTTCCCAACAGCAAGCCCTAACTAATCCACAGTCTTTAAAGAATATAATTCCAGTTGCCTAATCCGATTTGGGGTTCAATTGCCTTCAATCCCTTATCTAATCTAGCTTTTGCCTGATACCAATCCCCGATTAGTCTCTGTCACCCTCGGTTAAAATGGTTTAGTTTGATCAACAATGAGGGCAATTTGGATGCAAAATAACGATCGAAACCCAGAATTAAAAATACTCGGACGACCAGCAAATCAAGGCAGATGGTTACTGATTCCATTAGGAATGACAGTCTTACTCTGTTTAGGAACAGTTTACTCTTGGAGTATTTTTAGAACTCCCCTCGAAAATGAACTCAATCTCAGTGCAACAGAAAGCCTTTTTCCCTACACCATTGCTTTAGTCTTTTATGCCACCTTCATGCCCATTACTGGCTTTTATATCCATCGTTTTGGCCCAGCTTGGATTACGGGAATTGGTGGGGGAATTGTTGGGTTAGGCTACATTCTCTCTAGTTTTGCCACTAATATTCTGATGTTGACGTTTACTTATGGGGTGATTGTAGGAATGGGAGTCGGGATTACCTACGGCGTACCGATGGCGGTGGCTGCGCGATGGTTTCCCGATCGAAAAGGATTAGCGGTGGGGTTAACGATTGTGGGATTTGGCTTATCTCCCCTAGTTACCGCACCTTTAGCGAAACGTCTCATCGATCAATATCAGGTGAGACCAACACTCCTATTGTTAGGAATTGCCTTTACGCTCATTATCTCAGCGATCGCTCTCACTTTTAAATTCCCTCCCGACAATTGCCAATCCCTCCCTGAAACCCCTTCTCTTCCTCAAACCGTTACTTCCCCTCAACACTTGCTCAAAAGTCGCTCTTTCTATGGGCTATGGCTGTGCTATACCATTGGCACGTTCGTTGGCTTAAGCGCGATCGGGATTTCTAGTTCCGTCGGAGAAGAAATGATTAACATTGATTCTGGAGTCGCTGCCACCAGCGTTTCCTTGTTTGCTTTGTTTAATGGGCTGAGTCGTCCTTTGTTTGGCTGGTTGAGCGATCGTTTCCCACCGCGCTATGTGGCGATCGGGTCTTACACTCTCATTTTAATTGCCTGTACAATGATGGCAAATGCTCAAGAGGGACAAGTGATCACTTATTTAATTGCTTTCTCTCTATTTTGGTTTTGTTTGGGAGGATGGTTGGCACTTGCACCCACAGCGACTTTACGATTATTTAACCCCAGTGACTACGCTCAAAATTATGGCATTGTCTTTACCGCTTATGGGGTGGGAGCATTGTTAGGAACGCTAGTTGCGGGACAGATTCGAGATTGGTTTGGTAGCTACACCTATGCGTTTTATCCGATGGCAATCTTAGCAATATTGGGGATTATCGTTGCTAATTTCTTACTGAAACGCGATCGAGCAGTTGCTGATCTCAAAAAATAAGGTGGGTTGTTAACAGTCATCCCCACCTCATCTCTAAACTGATCTAGCTGTTTTTTGACCTTAATTGCAACATCTCATAAGTGAGCGCCATACTCTCTTCGTATAATACCTCTCTTCCCCAACGTTGTAACTGCTTCGTTAACAACTGTTCAGTTTTTTGATCAAACATGGGAGTCACCTGTTGGATGCGACAAGATTGGGCGCCACCTCCAGACTCCATCCGCATACAGCCTGTGGTTTCCGAACAAAGCACGGTACAACAGTCCGCTTGTAAATTGGTGGAACTGAGACGCAGACTGATCAAATCACCGACAACTTCTCCCGCATCTACGGGAATCCCTGCTAATTCCGCTTCTATCTCTTTATTTTCATCATCGGTAAATTTGATCCGTCGTATATCGTAGTCTCCCCCCTCATAGGAATAGGAAACTGGTCGCCATTTTAAGCGAGAGGCTAACCAACCTAAAAACATCAACGCTTGAGTGGGATTCCCTTTTTCATAGTCAATGGTGACGCGATCGACCTCGGTTAAAGCGCTACGTCTTTCGGGGGGATCAAACGCCTCTGCGGTCAATTCTTGCCAAGCGGCTAACCGTCGCCAATTGAGATCAGCAAATACCATCCCCTCCGCTAACACTTGACCAATCGCCTCTAACTCGGCTTCGGGTTGCTCAAAGCTACTAGAATCAGTGATAATAATATCGCTACTCTCTGCCAAACGCTGAAATAAAGGGGATTCTGGTTCAGGAACTGCTTTCCACCAAAGAAACTTAGGAAGTTCACTCAGCATTAACGCCGCAATCATTCCTCCGATGCGATCGAACGCTTGGGGCGTTCCCGTCAGATTAATATACTCACAGCAGACTAAACTATTACTTCCTTGCTTTTGAATCGGACAATAAGCAGACACTTTCGCCGAAACGCCCTCATCTTCGCCTTCTGTGGGATAAAGCGTAATAATGCGACAAGGATTCGCCGCCGCAATCGCATCCGCCATCGTCTCTTCTTGATCCTGCTTTGCCTCCGATTCATATACAATCATAGAAAAGGTGCTTGCTCGTGTGGCGATCGTGCCATCTGCACCCGTGTTATTTTGCCAAATCTGATTTAATTCTGCTTCGATTTCTTCTAGAGAAACATCTTTCGGATTTTGTAAAGAAAGAAGCGGTGGAGATTGAGTCGTCATAATAATTAAATCCTCACTTTTTACAATCAAAACGGTTTTGAATCACAAGCGCCGCCAACGGCGACCATCAGCATTAATCAACGCCTCTGCTTCTGCTGGTTGCCAGGTTCCAGCTTCATATTGCGGAACTAAAGTGGGGTCACTGGCTTCATCCCATGCGGATAACGCAGGGGTGATCACTCGCCAAGCCTCTTCCACCTCGTCCGATCGCGTAAACAGGGTTTGATCCCCCAACATACAATCTAAGAGTAAACGGTTATAAGCATCCGCCGTCGCCATGCCAAAGGATGACCCATAACTAAAGTCCATATCGACCGATCGCGTCCTCAATTCCGGTCCTGGCATTTTCGCCTCAAACCGTAGGGAAATCCCTTCATTGGGTTGTATCCGCATCGTTAAAACATTGGGATTCGTTTGTTGCGCGGCGGATTGAAAAATCAACAAAGGAACTTCTCGAAACTGAATCGCAATTTCTGTCACCTTCTTCGGTAGGCGTTTTCCAGTGCGAAGATAAAACGGAACACCTTTCCAACGCCAATTATCACAATATAATTTAAGTCCCGCAAACGTGGGAGTCGTGGAATTAGGATCAACGCCATTTTCTTCGTGATATCCAGGCACTGATTTTCCTTTCATCCAACCAGCGCTATATTGTCCTCGAATCGCACAGCGATCTAAATTGTTAGGATCAGCAAGATAAAAAGATTGTAACGCCTTCGTTTTCTCACTACGAATGCTATCCGCATCTAAAGAGTTCGGCGCTTCCATCGCCGTTAGAGAAACCAACTGCATTAAGTGATTTTGCACCATATCTCGCAGTGCGCCAGACGTTTCATAATAACCAGCGCGATCTTCGACTCCCACTGTTTCCGCCACTGTAATCTGTATGTGATCCACAAATTGACGATTCCACAAAGGCTCAAAAATCGCATTCGCAAAACGGAACACTAACAAATTTTGTACCGTTTCTTTGCCGAGATAATGGTCAATGCGATAAACTTGGTTTTCGTAGCAAACCTCTTGCACGGTACGATTAAGAGAACGAGCAGAGGCTAAGTCTTTTCCAAACGGCTTCTCAATGACGAGACGATGCTTTTTCGGGTCGCTTAACATTCCCGCACTTCCCAACTGATTAATTGCTTCTGGGAAGAATTTTGGCGAAACCGCTAAATAAAAGACACGATTTCCTCTCGTGCCTCGTTTCCCGTCTAATTCCTCTAGAAATGCTTTTAGTTTCTGGTAACTTTCCTCTTGATCCATGTTGCCAGAACAATAATAAAGCCCTTCCGCAAAATCTTTCCAGAGTTCTTCGTTACCAATACCAGTGGAATAGTTTTCAATCCCTTCGCGCATTTGTTCACGAAAATAGTCGTGACTCCAATCTCGTCGCGCCACACCGACAATGGTTAATTCCCCTGGAAGACGATGTTCTCGTTTGAGTTGATAAAGGGCGGGAACCAGTTTCCGTTGCGTTAAGTCTCCAGACGCACCAAAAATCACCAAAATGGCAGGTTCAGGGATACGTTCTTGTTGTAAGCCAATCCGAAGCGGGTTTTCTTTAACTGCTACCATATCATCTATTTTTCAAGTTTGTTCTAATTTTATGCTTTAAGCCCCCCAGAATTGGGGGGTTGGGGGGCAATTCCTCCCCGAATTTAGGAAAAAACAATGAGATTAAACCGCAGTTAACTGTTTAACCTTGTTTTCTAAGGAAGAAATTAGAGATTCGTAAGGCTTGACAAATTTGTCGATACCCTCGTCGAGTAACTCTGCCATTACCTGATCTAAATCAATGTTGACATCGGGGTCTTTTAGCGTTTCCATGAGTTGATACGCCGCGTCGATGTCCATTTCAATGCGATCGCCAGGGCTACAGTGATCCGCGCACGCCTCGATCGTATCGGGAGGCATAGTGTTAACGGTATTGCGTCCCACCAACTCATCGACATACATGACATCGCTGTAATCTGGATTTTTCGCGCCCGTACTTGCCCAAAGTAACCGTTG
This window contains:
- a CDS encoding AAA family ATPase, producing the protein MTSRLSQPKKTDAVLGNQHPHQEIIQELDLMLRSRYPLIYLVAVEEEPVEQVLSEVSKRGNPQRELLYWDIVRGWSDNNKDKGSLMGALNRIRTSKEEDATLFILRDLHSVLKNPETDKNAPIIREIKNLTRELKTSRKTILLLSHRLEIPSELSEEMTVLDFPLPTFQEIDYLVSQLVTPEKLKLEGLAKEQFLKACQGLSRARIRRVLAKALAAKQEINETDIDVVLEEKRQTIRQTGILEFSPAPDSLKMVGGLENLKEWVRMRKDAFSDEAKRYGIPTPKGLLLVGIQGTGKSLSAKTIAHEWRVPLLRLDTGRLFGGIVGESESRVRQMIQLSEAMSPCILWIDEIDKAFGSINSGVSGDSGTSQRVFGSLITWMQEKTQPVFIVATANNVEVLPAELLRKGRFDETFFINLPTEKERKAIFRVHLQQVRGSRLQEFNLDLLAKSSENFSGAEIQQAIIDGMHLAFGQGESGKRRDFSTQDILAALEETVPLSAIAHQQIAGLKRWAAEAGARTASKDDELLKELQDYQSSSGINPIQVD
- a CDS encoding DUF2997 domain-containing protein, translating into MAQYQRVEYRIGKDGKIKETVLNGSGESCTETTSDIESALGEIESQELLPEYYEGEENLVTDETQFLQQGERE
- a CDS encoding nucleotide exchange factor GrpE gives rise to the protein MNQSRDLFWLGLALSAVAVVGVLWLQNESSKESSKDSNDEPIPPETDEEKEALRNECERLREQLEQQKNSLNEDFQQATFEQLQSLLTQYPSARKMAQAKPELPAKNFSALFTPLENLLEEWGITPIGEVWETVAFNPQYHQADSEEIETGEEVYVRFVGYRQGEKILVPAKVSQTLPAGVERWE
- a CDS encoding type II toxin-antitoxin system HicB family antitoxin, whose protein sequence is MLETLKYKMVIEWSEKDECFLVAFPDFPGNYWRTHGDTYEEALANGKEALESLVLCYKDLGEALPTPSVVST
- a CDS encoding type II toxin-antitoxin system RelE family toxin, translated to MKEIRFTDPFKRRLKKLSKRYRQIREDINPVLEAIKAGNLVGTQIIGVSQTVFKVRAKNSDIPTGKSGGYRIIYQVFGNEIILLLVIYAKSEQTNITASEIEDIIKETLDQSN
- a CDS encoding formylglycine-generating enzyme family protein; protein product: MQDYPYFKGENNPVERVSWHKAKEFCQKLSEQTGKTYRLPSEAQWEYACRAGTTTPFYFGETISTDLANYDGNSRYGNGKKGVYRIKTTPVRSFPPNAFGLYDMHGNVWEWCEDVWHENYEGAPNDGSAWLTEGDHYRRVMRGGSWYPNPRYCRCANRDWGTPDYVNLDNGFRVVSSSVRTL
- a CDS encoding DUF4258 domain-containing protein; the protein is MIIQLTDSFQVYVSNHAVQQMEKRQIKQTWIREVLINPIAIESDPKDTDLKWGFGKVDCQDGLTRVLKVVYNDQVTPLKIVTIHFDRKAKKRFL
- a CDS encoding DUF2283 domain-containing protein, whose protein sequence is MKINYDSIEKTAYIELFSSEIIESEEVTSGIVYDFDAKDKIVGIELYHIEKLSIEELQSLYQILETREEKQQLSDFLTSLIAVQAA
- the queC gene encoding 7-cyano-7-deazaguanine synthase QueC, with translation MTDKAVVLLSGGLDSSTVLYQGKADGYECYALSFNYQQRHQRELDAARDIAAAAGVTQQVISFDLGLWGGSALTDATINVPRDRAPEEMATEIPVTYVPARNTIFLSFGLAYAEALEAKRVYLGVNALDYSGYPDCRPDYINAMQQVFKLGTKQGREGRSIEIISPLIELKKTEIIQLGNQLNVPWEKTWSCYQGGEKACGVCDSCQLRLKAFQELGLTDPLPYL
- a CDS encoding L-lactate MFS transporter, producing MQNNDRNPELKILGRPANQGRWLLIPLGMTVLLCLGTVYSWSIFRTPLENELNLSATESLFPYTIALVFYATFMPITGFYIHRFGPAWITGIGGGIVGLGYILSSFATNILMLTFTYGVIVGMGVGITYGVPMAVAARWFPDRKGLAVGLTIVGFGLSPLVTAPLAKRLIDQYQVRPTLLLLGIAFTLIISAIALTFKFPPDNCQSLPETPSLPQTVTSPQHLLKSRSFYGLWLCYTIGTFVGLSAIGISSSVGEEMINIDSGVAATSVSLFALFNGLSRPLFGWLSDRFPPRYVAIGSYTLILIACTMMANAQEGQVITYLIAFSLFWFCLGGWLALAPTATLRLFNPSDYAQNYGIVFTAYGVGALLGTLVAGQIRDWFGSYTYAFYPMAILAILGIIVANFLLKRDRAVADLKK